One window from the genome of Salmo salar chromosome ssa25, Ssal_v3.1, whole genome shotgun sequence encodes:
- the LOC106586940 gene encoding uncharacterized protein yields the protein MDISLTISLMRGQMGTVIERAVSAAVETVLGEMLRVVGIKFDELKREVVAKEKEAENIRQMLEISRSQMKTMRKHMNALGENAHAATYQTYRTAFGHSDPRRIHGSSEAALSSGLPQPPRRMVTNNNQIPTTNGNLQPRNRVTITLPSENMVRATQPSDNLVRVTQPSDNFVRATQPSDNLVRVTQPSDNLVRVTQPSDNFVRATQPSDNLVRATQPSDNLVRATQPSDNLVRVTQPSDNLVRATQPSDNMVTVRPTSTSFDSHDDLTTVISQTLEDRTLTPTSSSEHLEPLKEEHPAPLDPEVSDESQRREEEEEWTTVTQPPSETSTDPGDQLVLSPPRTDGADCSARSVLPLSQPLSQFQVKEEEAEVEIICIKQEPEEVETLLINLAAEGFDSQGNLLDRQTQGNHLLDSHRTIPGSQSQRDRRASRPPQNQRTLAENTPFTSADSCSYGLSQAVMSTSGGVAPRPMVRPWPKDLSLYEEFKMRRTELRRRNQTRQREMEKNLPQPLLADLVKERREKTRLRVARWRAKRKLQACLLTQMNQQTQHQQTGPGLGQGNSLNSGLGNHSQISHHTQHKTTGPTQTQQRNSAAVSQSQYNNSFLYNRSHCDSGAGNINYPSLQLNSSSLMLGQHGGHNMVEHIMQPAMTSSSQQGLSLTDSELYQ from the exons ATGGATATCAGTCTAACAATTTCCCTAATGCGGGGCCAGATGGGTACCGTGATAGAGAGAGCGGTTAGTGCCGCTGTTGAGACTGTGTTGGGGGAGATGCTTAGAGTCGTCGGCATTAAATTTGACGAGCTGAAGAGGGAGGTAGTTGCTAAAGAGAAAGAGGCGGAGAACATAAGACAGATGTTGGAGATATCCCGATCTCAGATGAAGACTATGCGGAAACACATGAATGCTCTGGGTGAGAACGCCCACGCTGCCACTTATCAGACCTACCGGACAGCATTCGGCCATTCTGATCCCCGCAGAATTCACGGTTCCTCCGAGGCCGCACTATCCTCGGGTTTACCACAGCCACCGAGAAGGATGGTTACTAACAACAACCAAATTCCCACTACAAATGGAAACTTACAGCCAAGGAATCGAGTCACCATCACCCTACCCTCTGAGAATATGGTCAGGGCCACCCAGCCGTCTGATAACTTGGTCAGGGTCACCCAACCCTCTGATAACTTCGTCAGGGCCACCCAGCCGTCTGATAACTTGGTCAGGGTCACCCAACCCTCTGATAACTTGGTCAGGGTCACCCAACCCTCTGATAACTTCGTCAGGGCCACCCAGCCGTCTGATAACTTGGTCAGGGCCACCCAACCCTCTGATAACTTGGTCAGGGCCACCCAACCCTCTGATAACTTGGTCAGGGTCACCCAACCCTCTGATAACTTGGTCAGGGCCACCCAACCCTCTGACAATATGGTAACCGTTAGGCCCACGTCAACATCCTTTGACAGTCACGATGATCTGACAACTGTGATCTCCCAGACTCTGGAGGATCGGACATTGACACCCACTAGTTCATCAGAGCATCTGGAACCTTTGAAAG aggAGCACCCAGCCCCTCTAGACCCCGAGGTGTCTGATGAgagccagaggagggaggaggaagaagagtggACCACCGTTACACAGCCACCATCAGAGACCAGCACAGACCCTGGAGACCAGCTGGTCCTCTCCCCACCCAGGACTGACGGAGCAGACTGCTCTGCCAGGAGTGTACTGCCACTCTCCCAGCCACTTTCCCAGTTCcaagtgaaagaggaggaagctGAGGTGGAGATCATCTGTATCAAACAGGAACCAGAGGAGGTGGAGACCCTGCTGATAAACCTGGCTGCCGAAGGCTTCGACTCTCAGGGCAACCTTTTAGACAGGCAGACTCAGGGAAACCACCTCCTGGACAGTCACAGGACAATCCCAGGCTCTCAGAGCCAGAGGGATCGGAGAGCATCCCGTCCACCACAGAACCAGAGGACCTTAGCAGAGAATACACCCTTCACCTCAGCCGACTCTTGTTCAT ATGGGCTGTCCCAGGCAGTGATGTCCACGTCAGGAGGAGTTGCTCCCAGGCCGATGGTTCGTCCGTGGCCCAAGGACCTGAGTCTGTACGAGGAGTTTAAAATGAGACGAACTGAGTTGAGGAGGAGGAACCAGACCcgtcagagagagatggagaaaaaccTTCCCCAGCCTCTATTAGCTGACCTGGTGAAGGAGAGACGGGAGAAGACCCGGCTCAGAGTGGCCCGCTGGAGAGCCAAGAGGAAGCTTCAGGCCTGCCTACTGACTCAGATGAACCAGCAGACACAACACCAACAGACTGGACCGGGTCTGGGCCAAGGGAACAGTCTGAACAGTGGGCTGGGGAATCATAGCCAGATTAGCCACCACACACAGCACAAAACCACAGGCCCGACTCAGACACAACAGAGGAACAGTGCTGCCGTCTCTCAATCTCAGTACAATAACAGTTTTCTGTACAACAGAAGTCACTGTGACTCTGGGGCTGGTAACATTAACTACCCTTCTCTCCAGTTAAACTCCTCTTCTCTAATGCTGGGGCAACACGGAGGACACAATATGGTGGAGCACATTATGCAGCCTGCGATGACGTCATCCTCACAGCAGGGCCTCTCCCTGACAGACTCTGAGCTCTACCAGTAA
- the LOC106586938 gene encoding cytotoxic T-lymphocyte protein 4, whose protein sequence is MSLSLLIFLCLGLYLPVCNALRVTQPYRVVGFHGEVELFCSYHHTGRHEPEELWVTLYRGMYKEGKQKVCTSSFTRNQTSFQVEGEREVRCRGQLGPGRVNLTVSGLRGNDTDLYHCGIEVMYPPPYLRTFGNGTLLYIPEEPKCSLPEAQRTSDMGETSVKVALAGLVTGSILMVISISAILLYQVLQRKRRFGGITPMISQNDGRFGYGNFQ, encoded by the exons ATGAGTCTCAGCCTGTTGATATTTCTCTGTCTCGGTCTTTACCTCCCAGTCTGTAATG CGCTGAGGGTCACCCAGCCGTACCGTGTGGTCGGTTTTCATGGCGAAGTGGAGTTGTTCTGCTCCTACCACCACACAGGGAGACATGAACCGGAGGAACTATGGGTCACTCTGTACCGGGGGATGTACAAGGAGGGGAAGCAAAAGGTGTGCACCTCCTCCTTCACCCGCAACCAGACATCCTtccaggtggagggagagagggaggtgcgtTGCCGGGGCCAGTTAGGGCCAGGCAGGGTGAACCTGACTGTTTCTGGTCTCCGGGGTAACGACACTGACCTGTACCACTGTGGCATAGAGGTCATGTACCCTCCGCCATACCTCAGGACGTTTGGAAACGGTACCCTCCTCTACATACCAG AGGAACCAAAGTGCTCCTTGCCAGAGGCCCAGAGAACAAGCGATATGGGAGAAACATCAGTCAAAGTAGCTCTAGCAGGACTGGTCACAGGCAGCATACTAATGGTCATCTCCATTAGCGCCATTCTCCTTTACCAG GTTCTGCAGAGGAAAAGAAGGTTTGGAGGAATAACACCAATGATTTCGCAGAATGACGGAAGATTTGGTTATGGAAACTTCCAATGA